In Hyphomicrobiales bacterium, the genomic window GTCTGCGTGATGTTGGGTCGCGCTACGCTTGACCCAACCTACATCTCGAGCCCCATCGCGACCACCTCGCCGGCCTTGGCGTCCAGCCGCCCGCTCCTACCGCCGTCAGCCGCCCTCGCGCGCCGCACGCACCGCCTTCAGAACCCCGACGATGGCGCGGTCGCGCTCGGCGGCCATGTCCTTGAAATGGCGGTCGCCGGCGATCGC contains:
- a CDS encoding 3-hydroxybutyryl-CoA dehydrogenase produces the protein AIAGDRHFKDMAAERDRAIVGVLKAVRAAREGG